From a region of the uncultured Propionivibrio sp. genome:
- a CDS encoding pilus assembly PilX N-terminal domain-containing protein has protein sequence MAIVSALFLLIVLAVLGAAIAKVSSMASVGESYDADGAKAYQAARAGVEWAAYQLLKGACSGGDYCALCRSASYASPTTRTLGGLSGDLSPFSVTVSCASGGSSFSEAGSAVWVYRITVNACNQPTAEPACPNTTGAAIASLGYSERQISLTVSN, from the coding sequence ATGGCCATCGTGTCGGCCCTGTTCCTGCTGATCGTCCTGGCTGTCCTGGGGGCGGCGATTGCCAAGGTGTCTTCGATGGCGAGCGTCGGCGAAAGTTACGATGCCGACGGTGCGAAGGCCTACCAGGCGGCGCGCGCCGGTGTCGAGTGGGCCGCGTATCAGTTGCTCAAGGGCGCCTGCAGCGGCGGCGATTACTGCGCGCTGTGCCGAAGCGCGAGCTATGCCTCGCCCACAACCCGAACGCTGGGCGGCCTGTCGGGCGATCTGTCGCCATTCTCGGTGACCGTGAGCTGCGCCAGTGGCGGATCCTCGTTCAGCGAAGCCGGGAGCGCCGTGTGGGTGTACAGGATCACGGTGAATGCCTGCAATCAGCCGACCGCGGAACCGGCCTGTCCCAATACGACGGGTGCCGCGATTGCGAGCCTCGGATATTCCGAGCGGCAGATTTCCCTGACCGTCAGCAATTAG
- a CDS encoding prepilin-type N-terminal cleavage/methylation domain-containing protein: protein MTSGHFRERGFTLVELVVTMVVLAIISVGIAIFIKAPVDGYVDTVQRAEMADLADGALRRMRRDIRRAVPNSVRVNCATANCYLEFLPATGGGRYRAAGEGTSYCAASAPSLYDALNFAPDLDVCFEILGPPVTFTAGDQIVVGNWGNPGSNAYEGNTAATHVRRSYAGSIGMQQYVVMANTAALPLGSPSRRFQVIGAGELAVTFACEGVGTANGYGTGTLRRYWGYGIASTQPTSFSLGSNALLADSVSSCTMTSGNVATSNPYTRNGLISIVIGITRNNETVNFYHEIHIDNLP from the coding sequence ATGACTAGCGGCCATTTTCGCGAGCGTGGCTTCACCCTGGTCGAACTGGTGGTGACGATGGTGGTGCTCGCCATTATCAGTGTCGGTATCGCCATCTTCATCAAGGCGCCGGTCGATGGTTATGTCGACACGGTGCAGCGGGCCGAAATGGCCGATCTGGCCGACGGCGCCTTGCGTCGCATGCGCCGCGACATACGACGTGCGGTGCCGAACTCGGTGCGCGTCAACTGTGCGACCGCCAATTGCTATCTGGAATTCCTGCCGGCGACGGGCGGCGGACGCTATCGCGCGGCCGGTGAGGGGACGAGCTATTGCGCCGCAAGCGCTCCGTCGCTCTACGACGCGCTGAATTTCGCCCCGGACCTCGACGTCTGCTTCGAAATTCTCGGGCCGCCGGTGACGTTCACCGCTGGCGATCAGATCGTGGTCGGGAACTGGGGAAATCCGGGCAGCAATGCATACGAGGGCAACACGGCGGCGACGCATGTCCGCCGTTCCTATGCCGGCAGCATCGGAATGCAACAATACGTCGTGATGGCGAATACGGCGGCGTTGCCGCTCGGATCTCCGTCAAGACGCTTCCAGGTGATCGGCGCCGGCGAACTTGCCGTGACCTTCGCCTGCGAGGGGGTCGGCACCGCCAACGGCTATGGCACCGGCACGCTCCGGCGTTATTGGGGGTATGGGATCGCGAGTACGCAGCCGACCTCCTTCTCCTTGGGCAGCAACGCCTTGCTGGCCGATTCGGTCAGCAGTTGCACGATGACCAGCGGCAATGTCGCGACGAGCAATCCCTATACGCGCAACGGTCTCATCTCCATCGTGATTGGCATAACCCGGAACAACGAGACGGTCAATTTCTATCATGAAATCCATATCGACAATCTCCCTTGA
- a CDS encoding prepilin-type N-terminal cleavage/methylation domain-containing protein, which produces MCTEARRSGRRSAGFTLVELIVFIVVVSIGVYGILSVFNVTVRGGGNPLLVKQSLTIAESVMEEVQGKDFDNSSHGSSDFVPSSPPAVSERQNFDNVDDFNNYGAASLLPTVLRTGIYDISGNAVPLLASFRLLVTVAHPASAFGGITVDKIWVISVQVTDPGNQTYILTGYRINYD; this is translated from the coding sequence ATGTGTACTGAGGCGCGGCGCTCCGGGCGACGGTCGGCGGGGTTCACCCTGGTCGAGCTGATCGTCTTCATTGTGGTGGTCAGCATCGGCGTGTACGGCATTCTCTCGGTCTTCAACGTCACCGTCAGGGGGGGCGGCAATCCCTTGCTGGTCAAGCAGTCGCTGACGATTGCCGAATCCGTGATGGAGGAAGTCCAGGGCAAGGACTTCGACAACTCGTCGCATGGCAGCAGCGACTTCGTGCCATCGAGTCCGCCGGCGGTGAGCGAGCGGCAAAATTTCGACAACGTCGATGACTTCAACAACTATGGCGCCGCATCGCTGTTGCCCACGGTTCTGCGTACCGGTATCTACGACATTTCCGGCAACGCCGTTCCCTTGCTGGCAAGTTTTCGTCTGCTGGTGACCGTCGCGCACCCGGCAAGCGCATTCGGCGGCATCACCGTCGACAAGATCTGGGTCATCAGCGTCCAGGTCACCGATCCGGGCAATCAGACGTATATCCTGACCGGATATCGCATCAATTATGACTAG
- a CDS encoding prepilin-type N-terminal cleavage/methylation domain-containing protein gives MIRDAHHRGFTLIELVTTIVLLGILAVYALPKMDIAIYGQRGFHDVLKGALQFARKAAIGKRRQVCVDVVGSTVSFSVATTSPDSGVVACPAATALTLPARDANCGSANQVCAPGGVVLTGSSFYFDAQGRASTGVVFGSTGQPNVTVAQETGYVY, from the coding sequence ATGATCCGTGACGCGCATCATCGTGGATTCACGCTGATCGAGCTGGTGACAACGATCGTGCTGCTCGGGATCCTGGCGGTGTATGCCTTGCCGAAGATGGATATCGCCATTTATGGTCAGCGGGGCTTCCACGATGTGTTGAAAGGCGCGCTGCAGTTCGCCCGCAAGGCGGCCATCGGCAAACGGCGGCAGGTTTGCGTCGATGTCGTCGGCAGTACGGTTTCGTTCTCGGTCGCGACCACTTCGCCGGACAGTGGCGTCGTCGCCTGCCCGGCGGCAACGGCGCTGACGCTTCCGGCGCGCGATGCCAATTGCGGCTCGGCCAACCAGGTGTGCGCGCCGGGCGGTGTCGTCCTCACCGGCAGTTCCTTTTACTTCGACGCCCAGGGACGCGCCTCGACTGGCGTGGTCTTCGGCTCCACCGGTCAGCCCAACGTCACGGTGGCGCAGGAAACCGGTTATGTGTACTGA
- a CDS encoding DUF6701 domain-containing protein, with translation MRKLFDTVLLLVFLCLMPSAAQAAVTWGASGGTGATTGTTSLSIPYPSGIVAGNLLVLVVGNKYPTAGPTTPAGWTLMAQATGGLGAQAADSGPVFMTTFVKVASGTEAGNLSLTVTGANSSMARIFRYAKTGASWDYAATTGADTVGNLTWSVTGAADPGLTAGDVLLMASALNCDRVNGWTESVAATGATFGTPVERNDTTTTSGNDQGLVVSEHPVASGTATAAPVYAMTGSGGAGATTVCPTGAAVFLRMRESITTITTGSDPSATTIAPGTGATDVNTFTLQTNFGTEAVSSVTVNLSTNIGVGTLAITDATNTVLGSTSTPVTGSNTISVTGMSASTTLTSFKLRVTPLSHAAMPAVPGAAYSITAPVTAWAGANAHTGTDTNANALTIDNLSPASATATSGSLGYLANSLNWTSSSSSDFNTTGGAVVYRWAATSAGGEVPAEGSSPAPGATNGTATVACLVSSGISQMVSVVDGSGGSGGCLTTALTAGQNYSYKVFQRDIYGNYDAGVLIGTFKPYGAVSAATSTVVASPTSVAADNYTAATITVTLKDSAGTAVPGKAVALAAGSGSSVITTLSGTSNANGVASFSVVNGTVEGPITYTATDTTDPVVITQTAQVSFVAPSLCFTDDFNRASLLSTGLWTRTRGATTAYDADIVNNRLRLTDASGNRATAVHLFRLFPGAGNKVTAQFDYYSYNGTGGDGLAFSLSDSSIAPVAGAFGGSLGYAQKNATACPPTGCPGFAGGWIGVGLDEYGNFSNPTEGRVDGPGFFPNAVAVRGSGSSFAGYNWHKTVTTSGMTTSSATPHRYRVIVDHSDGVHAWVSVERDTSGGTNYTTVVPAYDAKTYATQAAVPNYWYFSFSASSGASTNYHEIDNLNICTAAPMIVPVLNHVRVIHDGSALTCKAETITIKACANSDCSALYTGSVTVSLPTISGATWSASSPVTFTGGQTTLTLSKTTTGTVSLSGVAVTSPTITNSAGICYNGATAGDCSLAYSSNACAFDAVESTKDPATPIYTKIAGTQFSLDVLALSAGSINTLYAGSATATLVDQTGVAAGTCSSTTLTSCSVTPATSFTFSSGRRSVSFTCTDAAPDVRVRITSGATTACSSDNFAIRPASLTAGSSATNTANSGTPAIKAGSAFTLSATPMNNASTVAQTPGYRGKATINTSKVVAHDGAVQSGTLSVITPFLAATAATNGVSAGTVAYSEVGNFKVKAWGLYDDGSFASVDRAKATPECFSDGKLGTSVDPAAPNTVDGNGMFGCYFGGADSAYFGRFIPDHFALTAPVLTEACTVGGSPFTYLGQDGFTTVFTLTAQNTSNQTTSNYEGNGTTGWAKLPLTAWGLAPASASSPGFGFAVGSWSPSQPAGTPASTLMASVTVPSATNSSTWKNGTTTVTARHQIVRPTTVPAVATTATITALPVDSDGVTVASAAILGTSVQRYGKLGVDNAFGSERNNLPVKLTAWYYAGAPTGWVVNTADACTATLPLTQYNTTGTTADCYGTCASATSGAVGSVLLQRPSGNTGAGLAVAAAPTPTSAVSLSSGVGYVVLRAPVISGTPTAGALDFIFVAPSWLKTKSTAGYDADPVGRITFGVYGPTTNRTRFIYFRENY, from the coding sequence TTGCGCAAATTATTCGACACGGTCCTTCTGCTGGTTTTCCTGTGCCTGATGCCATCGGCGGCGCAGGCGGCGGTGACTTGGGGCGCCAGTGGCGGGACCGGGGCGACGACGGGTACGACTTCGTTATCGATTCCTTACCCTTCCGGCATCGTCGCGGGGAATCTGCTGGTACTGGTTGTCGGTAACAAATACCCGACCGCCGGCCCGACTACGCCGGCGGGATGGACGCTGATGGCGCAGGCCACGGGCGGGCTCGGCGCTCAGGCTGCCGATAGCGGGCCGGTATTCATGACGACTTTCGTCAAGGTGGCGAGCGGCACCGAAGCCGGTAACCTGTCCTTGACCGTGACCGGCGCGAACTCCTCGATGGCCCGGATCTTCCGCTACGCCAAGACAGGCGCGAGTTGGGATTACGCGGCGACGACCGGCGCCGACACCGTGGGTAACCTGACCTGGTCGGTCACCGGGGCGGCCGATCCCGGACTGACCGCGGGCGACGTGCTGCTGATGGCGTCGGCGCTCAACTGTGACCGTGTGAACGGCTGGACTGAGAGTGTCGCGGCCACGGGCGCGACCTTCGGCACCCCCGTCGAGCGCAATGACACGACCACGACGTCGGGAAATGACCAGGGCCTCGTCGTTTCCGAGCATCCGGTGGCGAGCGGCACGGCGACCGCTGCCCCGGTCTACGCGATGACGGGGAGCGGCGGCGCGGGCGCCACGACGGTTTGCCCGACCGGCGCGGCCGTATTCCTGCGCATGCGCGAGTCGATCACGACGATCACCACCGGCAGCGACCCCTCTGCCACGACCATCGCGCCGGGTACCGGAGCGACCGATGTCAATACGTTCACGCTGCAAACGAATTTCGGTACTGAAGCGGTGAGCTCGGTGACGGTGAATCTGTCGACGAATATCGGCGTGGGCACGCTGGCGATCACCGATGCGACGAACACGGTGCTTGGCTCGACGAGTACGCCGGTGACCGGTTCGAACACGATCAGCGTGACCGGCATGAGCGCGTCGACGACGCTGACGAGCTTCAAGCTGCGCGTCACGCCGCTCTCTCACGCGGCGATGCCGGCAGTGCCGGGTGCCGCCTATTCGATCACCGCGCCGGTGACGGCCTGGGCAGGGGCAAATGCGCATACCGGTACCGACACCAATGCCAACGCGCTGACGATCGACAATCTGTCGCCGGCGAGCGCCACCGCAACCAGCGGCAGTCTCGGGTATCTCGCGAATTCGCTGAACTGGACCAGTTCGTCGTCATCGGATTTCAATACGACCGGGGGGGCGGTGGTGTATCGCTGGGCGGCGACTTCGGCGGGTGGCGAGGTGCCGGCCGAAGGTTCGTCTCCGGCACCGGGGGCGACCAACGGTACCGCCACGGTTGCCTGCCTCGTGTCCTCCGGCATTTCGCAAATGGTTTCCGTCGTCGATGGCAGCGGCGGGTCGGGGGGCTGCCTGACGACGGCGCTGACCGCCGGCCAGAACTACAGCTACAAGGTGTTCCAGCGGGATATCTACGGTAACTATGACGCCGGTGTGCTGATCGGCACATTCAAGCCGTATGGCGCCGTGAGCGCGGCGACGTCGACGGTAGTTGCCAGTCCGACGTCGGTTGCAGCCGACAACTACACCGCGGCGACGATCACGGTGACGCTCAAGGACAGCGCCGGCACGGCGGTCCCGGGCAAGGCGGTTGCGCTTGCCGCCGGGTCCGGCAGTTCGGTGATTACGACGCTGAGCGGCACCTCGAATGCCAATGGTGTGGCGAGTTTCTCGGTGGTGAATGGCACCGTCGAGGGGCCGATCACCTACACGGCGACCGACACGACCGATCCGGTCGTCATCACGCAGACGGCGCAGGTGAGCTTTGTCGCCCCTTCGTTGTGCTTCACCGACGATTTCAATCGTGCGAGCCTGTTGTCGACGGGCCTCTGGACCCGGACCCGCGGTGCGACGACCGCCTACGACGCCGACATCGTGAACAACCGCCTGCGCCTGACCGATGCGAGCGGCAACCGGGCGACCGCGGTGCATCTTTTCCGCCTGTTCCCCGGTGCCGGAAACAAGGTCACCGCGCAATTCGATTACTACTCCTATAACGGCACCGGCGGCGACGGCCTCGCATTCTCCTTGTCCGACTCGTCGATCGCGCCGGTGGCCGGTGCCTTCGGCGGGTCGCTCGGTTATGCGCAAAAGAATGCAACTGCCTGTCCGCCGACCGGCTGCCCGGGATTCGCCGGCGGCTGGATCGGCGTCGGGCTGGACGAATACGGCAATTTCTCGAATCCGACCGAAGGCCGCGTGGACGGCCCGGGCTTTTTTCCCAACGCCGTGGCGGTTCGCGGCTCCGGTTCGTCGTTTGCCGGGTACAACTGGCACAAGACCGTCACGACCTCCGGCATGACGACGTCGTCGGCGACGCCGCATCGCTACCGGGTGATCGTCGATCACTCCGATGGCGTGCACGCCTGGGTGTCGGTCGAACGCGATACTTCAGGCGGTACCAACTACACGACGGTCGTACCGGCCTACGACGCCAAGACCTATGCGACGCAGGCGGCGGTGCCGAACTATTGGTACTTCTCGTTCAGCGCGTCGTCGGGCGCGTCCACCAACTATCACGAGATCGACAATCTCAATATCTGCACGGCGGCGCCGATGATCGTGCCGGTGCTCAATCATGTCCGCGTCATTCACGACGGGAGCGCATTGACCTGCAAGGCTGAGACGATCACGATCAAGGCCTGCGCCAACAGCGATTGTTCGGCCCTGTACACCGGTAGCGTGACGGTGAGCTTGCCGACAATTTCCGGGGCGACCTGGTCGGCAAGCTCACCCGTTACCTTCACCGGCGGGCAGACGACGCTGACCTTGAGCAAGACGACGACCGGCACGGTCAGCCTTTCCGGCGTCGCGGTCACCTCGCCGACCATCACCAATTCCGCCGGCATCTGTTACAACGGCGCGACCGCTGGCGATTGTTCCCTGGCCTACTCGTCGAATGCCTGCGCTTTCGATGCCGTTGAAAGCACCAAGGATCCTGCGACGCCGATCTACACCAAGATTGCCGGTACGCAGTTTTCTCTCGACGTGCTGGCGCTCAGCGCCGGCAGCATCAACACCTTGTATGCCGGCAGCGCCACCGCCACCCTTGTCGACCAGACCGGTGTTGCCGCGGGGACTTGCAGCAGCACGACGCTCACCTCCTGTTCGGTGACGCCGGCCACTTCATTCACCTTCTCAAGCGGCCGGCGGAGCGTGAGCTTTACCTGCACGGATGCCGCGCCGGACGTGCGGGTGCGCATCACGAGCGGCGCGACCACCGCCTGCTCGTCGGACAATTTCGCCATTCGGCCGGCCAGCTTGACCGCCGGTTCAAGCGCCACCAATACCGCCAACAGCGGAACGCCGGCAATCAAGGCGGGTAGCGCCTTCACCCTGTCGGCCACGCCGATGAACAATGCCTCGACGGTGGCCCAGACGCCGGGCTATCGTGGCAAGGCGACAATCAACACCAGCAAGGTGGTCGCGCATGATGGCGCGGTGCAGTCCGGAACCTTGAGCGTGATAACGCCTTTTCTTGCTGCGACGGCGGCGACGAATGGTGTCTCCGCCGGAACGGTGGCCTACTCGGAGGTCGGGAATTTCAAAGTGAAGGCATGGGGGCTTTACGATGACGGCAGCTTCGCCAGCGTCGATCGCGCCAAGGCCACGCCCGAATGTTTCAGCGACGGCAAGCTGGGGACGTCGGTCGATCCGGCCGCGCCGAATACGGTTGATGGCAACGGCATGTTCGGCTGCTATTTCGGCGGAGCGGACAGCGCCTATTTCGGGCGCTTCATTCCCGATCACTTCGCGTTGACTGCGCCGGTGCTGACCGAGGCCTGCACCGTGGGGGGGTCGCCCTTCACCTATCTCGGACAGGACGGATTCACGACCGTATTCACCTTGACGGCACAGAATACGAGCAACCAGACGACCAGCAACTACGAGGGCAACGGCACGACCGGCTGGGCGAAACTGCCGCTGACGGCGTGGGGGCTCGCGCCGGCGTCGGCATCGAGTCCGGGATTCGGATTCGCGGTGGGAAGCTGGTCGCCGTCGCAACCGGCGGGAACCCCGGCGTCGACGCTGATGGCGAGTGTGACGGTGCCCAGTGCGACCAACAGCAGCACCTGGAAAAACGGCACGACGACGGTCACCGCCAGACATCAGATCGTCCGCCCGACGACGGTGCCGGCAGTGGCGACGACAGCCACGATCACGGCGCTGCCTGTCGATTCGGATGGCGTGACCGTGGCCAGTGCGGCGATCCTTGGCACGTCCGTCCAGCGTTATGGAAAGCTTGGCGTCGATAATGCGTTCGGTTCCGAGCGCAATAACCTGCCGGTCAAGCTCACGGCCTGGTACTACGCGGGGGCGCCGACCGGATGGGTCGTCAATACCGCTGATGCCTGCACAGCGACACTGCCCCTGACGCAGTACAACACGACCGGCACCACTGCCGACTGTTATGGCACCTGCGCCAGTGCCACGAGCGGCGCGGTCGGCAGCGTCCTGTTGCAACGTCCTTCGGGCAATACCGGTGCCGGACTCGCCGTCGCCGCGGCGCCGACGCCGACGTCCGCCGTTTCCTTGTCGTCCGGCGTTGGCTATGTGGTGCTGCGGGCGCCGGTGATTTCGGGAACGCCGACCGCCGGCGCCCTCGATTTCATTTTCGTTGCGCCGTCATGGCTGAAAACGAAGAGTACTGCCGGCTACGATGCCGACCCGGTCGGACGCATCACCTTCGGGGTCTATGGGCCGACAACGAACAGGACGAGATTCATCTACTTCCGGGAAAACTACTGA
- a CDS encoding efflux RND transporter permease subunit, giving the protein MSLVQIALRRPYTFIVMAMLIILATPFALLNMATDIFPEINIPVVSIIWNYNGLPAQEMGQRIAGQSERGLTTTVSDIEHIESQSLASITVIKVFFQPNANIQTAIAQVVAAMQTQVRQLPPGITPPLVIKYSASSIPVLQLGLSSPTLPEQAVFDAAINQLRPQLITIPGAAIPFPYGGKNPLISVDLDLTALQARGLSPTDVVNAVNLQNLILPSGTAKFGSTEYVVRMNGSPEVANELNDLPIRTAGATTTYLRDVAQVRQGFAPQTNIVRQDGNRGVLLSILKNGGASTLDIVGNLKALLPRVTQILPQDVKVSPLFDQSVFVKAAIKGVVIEALIAAALTAAMVLLFLGNWRSTLIIAITIPLSILASILVLKMLGETLNLMTLGGLALSVGILVDQAIVTIENVERHIHMNKPIIEAIEAGAGEIGVANFVSTLCICIVFVPMFFLTGVSRFLFVPLAEAVALAMIASYILSRTLVPTLVMLMMGNMQPNAGTSPLQRLYRAFDSGFERVRRAYALVLSVMLAHRRNFSFAFMGFCLLSCLLYPVLGRDFFPSVDAGQIRLHFRAPTGTRIEETARLADAIEGVIREVIPPDQLETILDNLGVPNSGINLSYSNAGTIGTLDGEILLSLHEDHAPTEDFVTTLRAELPRRFPGVEFFFQPADIVTQILNFGLPAAIDVQFSGPDMAGNALLAAELTEAIKKIPGAVDAHIHQRLDAPAVALKMDRTRLQQVGLSAANVGQNVLISLSGSSQTAPAFWLNPKNGVVYSVAVQAPQYSVDSLNALLNMPVGTGSALTPAAGGNQLLGNLVDAVPARMMSVVSRYNIMPAVDIFVGVQGTDLASVASRVRELVEEIRPKLPRGSQIVLRGQVETMQSSFIGLGVGLAMAIVLVYLLIVVNFQSWIDALVVIAALPAALAGIAWMLFITGTTLSVPALTGAIMTMGVATANSILLISFARQRREVGVPPLAAALEAGATRIRPVLMTALAMIIGMIPMALGLGEGGEQNAPLGRAVIGGLIFATVSTLFFVPAVFAGIHQRLALRRAARTPSPATPAPQEH; this is encoded by the coding sequence GTGTCACTGGTTCAGATCGCGCTGCGTCGCCCCTATACCTTCATTGTCATGGCGATGCTGATCATTCTCGCGACGCCATTCGCCCTGCTCAACATGGCGACCGACATCTTTCCCGAAATCAACATCCCGGTCGTCAGCATCATCTGGAACTACAACGGTCTGCCGGCGCAGGAGATGGGCCAGCGCATTGCCGGGCAAAGCGAACGCGGACTGACGACGACGGTCAGCGACATCGAGCACATCGAATCGCAGTCGCTCGCCAGCATCACCGTCATCAAGGTCTTCTTCCAGCCGAACGCCAACATCCAGACGGCGATCGCCCAGGTCGTCGCGGCCATGCAGACGCAGGTGCGGCAACTGCCACCCGGCATCACGCCGCCGCTCGTCATCAAGTATTCGGCCTCAAGCATCCCGGTGCTCCAGCTCGGCCTTTCCAGCCCGACGCTGCCCGAGCAGGCGGTCTTCGACGCGGCGATCAACCAGTTGCGGCCGCAGCTGATCACCATTCCCGGCGCCGCCATTCCCTTTCCGTACGGCGGCAAGAACCCGCTCATCTCGGTCGACCTCGACCTGACGGCGCTGCAGGCCCGCGGCCTGTCGCCGACCGACGTGGTCAACGCCGTCAACCTGCAGAACCTGATCCTGCCGTCGGGCACGGCCAAGTTCGGCAGCACCGAATACGTCGTGCGCATGAACGGCTCGCCCGAAGTCGCCAACGAACTCAACGACCTGCCGATCCGTACCGCAGGCGCGACGACCACCTACCTGCGCGACGTCGCCCAGGTCCGCCAGGGCTTCGCACCGCAGACCAACATCGTCCGCCAGGACGGCAACCGGGGCGTCCTGCTCTCGATCCTCAAGAACGGCGGTGCCTCGACGCTCGACATCGTCGGCAACCTGAAGGCGCTGCTGCCGCGCGTCACCCAGATCCTGCCGCAGGACGTCAAAGTCTCGCCGCTCTTCGACCAGTCGGTCTTCGTCAAGGCGGCGATCAAGGGCGTCGTCATCGAGGCGCTCATCGCCGCCGCGCTGACCGCGGCCATGGTCCTGCTCTTCCTCGGCAACTGGCGCAGCACGCTGATCATCGCCATCACCATCCCGCTCTCGATCCTGGCTTCGATCCTCGTCCTCAAGATGCTCGGCGAGACGCTCAACCTGATGACGCTGGGGGGCCTCGCGCTCTCGGTCGGCATCCTCGTCGACCAAGCCATCGTCACCATCGAGAACGTCGAGCGCCATATCCACATGAACAAGCCGATCATCGAGGCGATTGAGGCCGGCGCCGGCGAGATCGGCGTCGCCAACTTCGTGTCGACGCTATGCATCTGCATCGTCTTCGTGCCGATGTTCTTCCTCACCGGCGTCTCGCGCTTCCTCTTCGTGCCGCTCGCCGAAGCCGTCGCGCTGGCGATGATCGCGTCCTACATCCTGTCGCGCACGCTGGTGCCGACGCTGGTCATGCTGATGATGGGGAACATGCAGCCGAATGCCGGCACGAGCCCGCTGCAACGCCTCTACCGCGCCTTCGACAGCGGTTTCGAGCGCGTCCGCCGCGCCTATGCGCTCGTCCTGTCGGTGATGCTGGCGCACCGGCGCAACTTCTCCTTCGCCTTCATGGGCTTCTGCCTGCTCTCCTGCCTGCTCTACCCGGTGCTTGGCCGCGACTTCTTCCCGAGCGTCGATGCCGGCCAGATCCGCCTGCACTTCCGCGCCCCGACCGGCACGCGCATCGAGGAAACCGCGCGTCTTGCCGACGCCATTGAAGGCGTCATCCGCGAAGTCATCCCGCCCGACCAGCTCGAAACGATCCTCGACAACCTCGGCGTTCCCAACAGCGGCATCAACCTCTCCTACAGCAATGCCGGCACGATCGGCACGCTCGATGGCGAGATCCTGCTCTCGCTGCATGAGGACCATGCGCCGACCGAGGACTTCGTCACGACGCTGCGCGCCGAACTGCCGCGCCGCTTCCCCGGCGTCGAATTCTTCTTCCAGCCGGCCGACATCGTCACGCAGATCCTCAACTTCGGCCTGCCGGCGGCGATCGACGTCCAGTTCTCCGGCCCCGACATGGCCGGCAACGCCCTTCTCGCGGCCGAACTGACCGAGGCGATCAAGAAAATCCCCGGCGCCGTCGACGCCCACATCCACCAGCGTCTCGACGCCCCGGCGGTGGCCCTCAAGATGGACCGCACCCGCCTGCAGCAGGTCGGCCTGTCGGCCGCCAACGTCGGCCAGAACGTGCTGATCTCGCTCTCCGGCAGTTCGCAGACCGCGCCGGCCTTCTGGCTCAATCCGAAGAACGGCGTCGTCTATAGCGTCGCCGTGCAGGCGCCGCAGTACTCGGTCGACTCGCTCAACGCGCTGCTCAACATGCCGGTCGGGACCGGTTCGGCGCTGACGCCGGCGGCCGGCGGCAACCAGCTGCTCGGCAACCTCGTCGATGCGGTACCGGCGCGCATGATGTCGGTCGTCTCGCGCTACAACATCATGCCGGCCGTCGACATCTTCGTCGGCGTCCAGGGCACCGACCTCGCCTCAGTCGCCTCCCGCGTCCGCGAGCTCGTCGAGGAGATCCGGCCGAAGCTGCCGCGCGGCAGCCAGATCGTGCTGCGCGGCCAGGTCGAAACGATGCAATCGTCCTTCATCGGCCTCGGCGTCGGCCTGGCCATGGCGATCGTCCTCGTCTATCTGCTCATCGTTGTGAACTTCCAGTCCTGGATCGACGCGCTCGTCGTCATCGCCGCGCTGCCGGCGGCGCTCGCCGGCATCGCCTGGATGCTCTTCATCACCGGCACGACGCTGAGCGTGCCGGCGCTGACCGGCGCGATCATGACCATGGGCGTGGCGACGGCCAACAGCATCCTGCTCATCTCCTTCGCCCGCCAGCGCCGCGAAGTCGGCGTGCCGCCGCTCGCTGCCGCGCTTGAGGCCGGCGCGACGCGCATCCGGCCAGTGCTGATGACGGCGCTGGCGATGATCATCGGCATGATCCCGATGGCGCTCGGCCTCGGCGAAGGCGGCGAACAGAACGCCCCGCTCGGCCGCGCCGTCATCGGCGGCCTGATCTTCGCCACCGTCTCGACCCTCTTCTTCGTTCCCGCCGTCTTCGCGGGCATCCACCAACGCCTGGCGCTGCGCCGCGCCGCCAGAACACCATCCCCGGCCACCCCGGCGCCGCAGGAGCACTGA